CGATCGAAACCTTGCTGGTACACGAAGCGATCGCTGCCGATTTTTTACCCCAGCTAGCAACTGCCCTGCGACAACATGGGGTGGAACTGCGGGGTGATGCGTTGACCCAATCCATTCTGCCAGACGTAACGCCCGCGACGGAGGCCGATTGGGCGACGGAATATAGCGATCTGGTACTGGCTATCAAAGGGGTGGATTCCTTGTCGGCGGCGATCGCCCACATCAACACCTATGGGTCGCGCCATACGGATGCGATTGTCACGGAAGATCCAGAAGCTGCCGCCACCTTCCGCAGTCAGGTCAATGCCGCTGGGGTCTATCACAACTGCTCTACTCGCTTTGCCGACGGCTTCCGGTACGGGTTCGGAGCCGAAGTGGGCATCAGTACCCAAACCATGCCGCCGCGCGGGCCGGTAGGGTTAGAGGGGCTTGTGACCTATAAATATCACCTGATTGGGAATGGCCACATTGTCGCCACCTATTCTGGTGAAACCGCCAAACCCTTTACCCACAAAAACTTGCTGTCTTAAGGATTAAGAATTTCACCCGTTGGCACCACTATCCTGGCGGTTCACCGTTAGACACGCATCGAGGCAACTTGCCGTCCCTAAGCAGATGCGTCATGCTAGCAAGCGAAGAGTTTTCTAAGCGATCGCGACCCATTCATCATGTTTGCGCTGCTCAACCGTTTCTTTAATCGCCATTCAGCCGACGTCCAGGCTGATGTCGAGATTTACACCTGGCAGACGTGCCCCTACTGCATTCGCGCTAAGCTACTGCTTTGGTGGAAAGGGGTGGCATATCAGGAATATAAAATTGATGGTGATGGGGCTGCCCGAGTGCGCATGGCCGAACGCGCCAACGGGCGCAAGTCGGTGCCCCAAATTTTTATCAACAACGATCATATCGGCGGCTGCGATGACCTGTATGCCCTGGATCGCCAAGGTCGCTTAGATCCGCTACTCAGACAGGTGAAAACGGCAGAGCTCTAGTAGCCGGGTCATTTCATTGCCTAACCCTTATCGCTCATCCTGCTGGGTGGCCGGCTCGTCAGGCACTAAATTTAGGATCGTGCGCAACAGCAATTGATCCTGAACGTTGATGCCAAAGCGGCCGCTTTCCACATCGCGCACCCAACTTTGACTCTTGCCCAGCCGTTCGGCTAATGCCCGCTGCGAGAGTTGCTGCTCTTGTCGGGCCGACTTAATCACATCGCTAGGAATCACATCCGTCATTTTTGCCGGGGTTGGTTTCGCCGTCTGTCGACGGGTAACCGACTTTTTCTTAATGGTCTGCTGCCACTCGTCAGACAGCTCAAAGCCACAGAGCCGGGCATTCAGCAGGCGTTGCCATTTATCCCGGGGGGCGGCATCCGTGAGACTGAGATGATGATTCGCATCCTCTGTCCAAAAGGCCAACGCTTCGTCCGCTGAGTCTGGAATTTGATTCACGCGCATCCACATCGGTTGAATATCGGGGGGATACGTTTCAGCATCAAAAATTGGCGTGAGCCCATAGTGATAGACCGCCTCTAAATCCCCTTCAAAAGTTTTGAGTAATCTTTTGTGGGCTCCCCGCACGGTCGTGGCTTCGGTGAGGCGATCGGCACCATAGGCAATTTTGAGCAGTGTCCGAACAGTCATGCGATGCTGGTCGCCCAACCGTAGCTTAAACAAGAGCCAGAGCAGTAACCGGACGGCCCCTTCGTGTTGTTGCCAGTTACTCATCACCTCTGCCAACAGAGATTGCGGCAGTGCCCCGTATTGGTAAAAGGCACGATGGCGGCGATAGTCTTGCTTATTGAGGAAATGCTTGGCCCAGACTCCGGCTTTGATCGTAAAGCTGAGACCAATTAAATGATTGTGTCCCTCGGCATCCTCTTCCCAGTAGTAGTGGGTATCGATGAGCTGCCAAACGGGGTGCTCGGTCAATAAAAAGGCGGGTACTTTGCCCTGGCGGGGCCAATCGACTGTCACGAATAGCCGACAGCATTGATAGACCAAAGACTTAATCAGGGTTAGCCGCTCAAGTTTGGTCAAATCGCGACGTTTATCAAGACCGAGATACTGCTCAAAGTGTTGGTCATTAATGACCAAGGTTTCTTGCCAAGGCTGATTTAACGTCGTAATTTGGGCGGCCAAAATCAGGTGTACACAGGCGGCGCGAATATCAAAGTCGGCAAAAATATCCTCGGACTGGGTGGTTGACGCCGTCAGGGGAACGAGGTCCGCATCTGTCGGGTCAGCAGCCAGGCGAAACTTGAGATTGCCCCGTCCTCGATTGACCGATCGCTGATAGCACCACGCGCCCTCGTCATCGGGCTGCCAGGCAACGGCAGAACGCTGCGCCAAAATGTTGCAACTTTCCCAAATGACGATGGAAGAGGCAAAGGGATTCGTTTTGCCATTGAGAAAGATTTCAGGAATTGCGGGTGGCAGCAACGTACTCTTACAACGCCCCTTTTTGGGCTGAAGCTTAGCGACGGCATTCACCTGGCAAAATTCCGCACAAAGTGGCATCGGTTCGTTCACACAGTCGTTGCACAAAGTCGGATCAACCCAAAAGCCGTCACCATCGGCTTGGGTCTTGATGGCTCCCTCAGGGCAAACGGATTGACAGACACTACACAGCGTACAGTTTTCGTTATTGACCGTCTGAGCCATTTAATCTTTCCCCTGGGTCGGTGGTCTGAAATCGGTCTGAGCAACTCGCTGACAAAAATACAGAATCCGCTTTATGGGCTTCGCAAGTCACGATTTTAGGCGACGGGTCATTAATTCGAGGCTTTGAGCAGGGGCAGGAAATGCTGCAATCTCATCAGCGCGATCGCTGAATGGGATGAGCCACTGCTCGGCAATCAAAAACCTGCGACAGGGTTGAATTCGACTCACCACGACAACCCATCAAGCAAAAAATTGGCAGAAGGTTTAGTGCAATGAGAGCGATACTGACCGATTTCTGCGCCAGTATTCGCGGCTATATATACCCGTTTGACATATAGGAATAACAATACCAATCGCTTAGATCGATAACGCTTGATACCGTTTTAGCACCTATTTTTCGGCGCTCTAGTCATCGGTTCAATTTGGACAATGAAGCGTTTTCTTTTGTAGCAAAAACAACTTACTGCCATCTCAAACAT
Above is a genomic segment from Leptolyngbya iicbica LK containing:
- a CDS encoding helix-turn-helix domain-containing protein, which codes for MAQTVNNENCTLCSVCQSVCPEGAIKTQADGDGFWVDPTLCNDCVNEPMPLCAEFCQVNAVAKLQPKKGRCKSTLLPPAIPEIFLNGKTNPFASSIVIWESCNILAQRSAVAWQPDDEGAWCYQRSVNRGRGNLKFRLAADPTDADLVPLTASTTQSEDIFADFDIRAACVHLILAAQITTLNQPWQETLVINDQHFEQYLGLDKRRDLTKLERLTLIKSLVYQCCRLFVTVDWPRQGKVPAFLLTEHPVWQLIDTHYYWEEDAEGHNHLIGLSFTIKAGVWAKHFLNKQDYRRHRAFYQYGALPQSLLAEVMSNWQQHEGAVRLLLWLLFKLRLGDQHRMTVRTLLKIAYGADRLTEATTVRGAHKRLLKTFEGDLEAVYHYGLTPIFDAETYPPDIQPMWMRVNQIPDSADEALAFWTEDANHHLSLTDAAPRDKWQRLLNARLCGFELSDEWQQTIKKKSVTRRQTAKPTPAKMTDVIPSDVIKSARQEQQLSQRALAERLGKSQSWVRDVESGRFGINVQDQLLLRTILNLVPDEPATQQDER
- the grxC gene encoding glutaredoxin 3, producing MFALLNRFFNRHSADVQADVEIYTWQTCPYCIRAKLLLWWKGVAYQEYKIDGDGAARVRMAERANGRKSVPQIFINNDHIGGCDDLYALDRQGRLDPLLRQVKTAEL